A genomic region of Nitrosomonas ureae contains the following coding sequences:
- a CDS encoding NYN domain-containing protein, with translation MASPRLVTKNESEEPTLRLAVLIDADNAQAAVIESLLAEIARFGEATVKRIYGDFTAHASASWKKVLQKYAIKPVQQFAYTTGKNATDSALIIDAMDLLYTRKFDGFCLITSDSDFTGLAMRLREEGLMVLGFGEKKTPDAFRNACHKFVFTEILRSSPVSESTEPPPGAKTKKKSTRTKAATKTVEQKPEFPEEFVLTALEQSVDDTGWANLSVFGSYLTKLQPDFDSRLYGYKKLSDLVKDKTALFEIEERQLPGSDRTTLYLRAKT, from the coding sequence TTGGCTTCTCCACGATTAGTTACAAAAAATGAATCCGAAGAACCCACTTTGCGATTGGCGGTGTTGATTGACGCCGATAATGCCCAAGCGGCCGTCATTGAGAGCCTTCTGGCTGAAATTGCGCGCTTTGGAGAAGCGACGGTAAAACGTATTTATGGGGATTTTACCGCCCATGCCAGTGCTTCCTGGAAGAAGGTGTTGCAAAAATATGCGATCAAGCCGGTGCAGCAGTTCGCTTATACCACGGGAAAGAACGCGACCGATAGCGCATTGATTATTGATGCGATGGATTTGCTCTATACGCGTAAATTTGATGGGTTTTGCTTGATTACCAGTGACAGTGATTTTACGGGTCTGGCCATGCGGCTTCGTGAAGAAGGATTGATGGTACTTGGGTTTGGCGAGAAGAAAACACCGGATGCCTTTCGTAATGCATGCCACAAATTTGTGTTTACCGAAATTCTGCGTTCAAGCCCGGTTAGCGAATCGACCGAACCGCCACCCGGGGCCAAGACTAAAAAGAAGTCCACAAGAACCAAAGCTGCTACAAAGACAGTGGAACAAAAGCCTGAGTTTCCGGAAGAATTTGTTCTGACCGCATTGGAGCAATCCGTTGATGATACGGGTTGGGCTAATCTGAGTGTTTTTGGGAGTTACCTGACTAAGCTGCAGCCCGACTTTGATTCCAGACTCTATGGCTACAAAAAACTCTCGGATCTTGTCAAAGACAAAACAGCTCTGTTTGAAATCGAAGAACGGCAACTGCCGGGATCCGACAGAACGACTCTCTATCTTCGTGCTAAGACGTAA
- a CDS encoding flavin-containing monooxygenase has translation MRIAIIGAGCSGLTAIKHLVEAGLKDIVCYEESDQIGGNWVYTAAPSHSSICSATHTISSKSMSQFSDFPMPNHYPDYPSHQQILAYFQAYTRHFQLERYIRFNVAVQHVRKIAKERWHLSLSDGTEAEFDYLLIANGHLSIPRHPDWKDDFSGHYLHAHDYRTTQGLEHQRVLVVGAGNSACDCAVDASRDAACVDMSLRSPQYIIPKLIMGKPTDTFAAALQWLPQRLQNRLQKISLRIQIGRYRDYGLPEPDFSPVQAHPTINSQIFDRIRHGKIRPRPGIQRISGQTVHFIDGLSQEYDVIIAATGYTISFPFFDANFINWKDAAHIPLYLRIFHPDHPSLFFIGLIQPQGCIWTLVEAQSQLIGQLLTGKIRLPGNWRESAITEGKNWAQQFIARPRHSLEVHYYPYLKSLRQIIKRPNQSSK, from the coding sequence ATGCGCATTGCAATCATCGGCGCCGGTTGTTCCGGTCTCACCGCTATCAAGCATCTGGTGGAAGCTGGCCTGAAAGACATCGTTTGCTATGAGGAAAGCGATCAGATCGGCGGCAACTGGGTGTATACAGCGGCACCGAGTCATAGCAGCATCTGCAGCGCAACCCATACGATTTCCAGCAAATCCATGTCGCAGTTCAGTGATTTTCCGATGCCGAATCACTATCCGGATTATCCCAGCCACCAGCAGATACTGGCTTATTTTCAGGCGTATACCCGGCATTTCCAGCTGGAAAGATATATCCGCTTCAATGTCGCCGTTCAGCATGTCAGGAAAATAGCAAAGGAACGGTGGCATTTGTCTTTGAGTGATGGTACCGAAGCGGAATTTGATTATCTCCTCATTGCCAATGGACATCTATCCATTCCGCGCCACCCGGATTGGAAAGACGATTTTTCCGGACACTACCTGCATGCCCATGACTATAGAACCACTCAAGGATTAGAACACCAGCGGGTACTCGTAGTCGGCGCCGGAAACTCCGCCTGCGATTGCGCGGTTGATGCAAGCCGTGACGCCGCCTGCGTGGACATGAGCTTGCGCTCGCCGCAGTATATTATTCCCAAACTCATTATGGGAAAACCCACCGATACCTTTGCGGCTGCGTTGCAGTGGCTACCACAGCGCCTGCAAAACCGGCTGCAGAAAATTTCCCTGCGCATTCAGATCGGGCGCTATCGTGATTATGGATTACCCGAGCCTGATTTTTCACCCGTACAGGCCCACCCCACCATCAATTCGCAGATCTTCGATAGAATCCGGCATGGCAAAATACGTCCTCGCCCAGGCATTCAAAGGATCTCGGGGCAAACAGTCCATTTTATCGATGGCTTATCGCAGGAATACGATGTCATCATTGCCGCAACCGGTTACACAATCAGCTTTCCATTTTTTGATGCGAACTTTATTAACTGGAAGGATGCCGCCCACATTCCGCTTTACTTGCGCATCTTTCATCCCGATCATCCCAGCTTGTTTTTCATCGGGTTGATACAGCCACAAGGTTGTATTTGGACACTCGTAGAAGCGCAATCCCAACTCATCGGACAGTTGTTGACGGGCAAAATCCGGTTACCCGGCAATTGGCGTGAATCGGCCATTACTGAAGGAAAAAACTGGGCACAGCAATTCATTGCCCGTCCCCGTCATTCACTGGAAGTACATTACTATCCCTATCTAAAATCTCTGCGCCAGATAATCAAGCGCCCAAACCAATCATCCAAATAG
- a CDS encoding protein adenylyltransferase SelO: MKAKKQSTGDRVGWRFDNSYARLPDYFYAQLSPVPVCAPQTVIVNHALAASLGLDIGVLTTEEAGLLFSGNELPPGALPIAQAYAGHQFGHFTMLGDGRAILLGEHVTPTGERFDIQLKGSGQTPFSRRGDGRAALAPMLREYIISEAMHALGIPSTRSLAVVTTGEQVMRETPLSGAILTRVAASHLRVGTFEYAAGQGGADAIRILADYTIQRHYPDLNNAANPYLSLLNRVIERQAALIAQWVLLGFIHGVMNTDNMSISGETIDYGPCAFMDAYNPNTVFSSIDQNGRYRYSNQPLMAQWNLARLTETLLPLIDPVSEKAVVLAEEAIHAFPAIYQTEWITGMRKKLGLLTEQADDSELITGLLTWMYQHQADYTNTFRALSAETLPADSLFQDETFEAWHARWQARLARQSATKEQSVRLMQANNPAIIPRNHRVEEALTAASERSDYTVMQQLLAAVAHPYADVSEYYDYRTPPAPSERVYQTFCGT; encoded by the coding sequence ATGAAGGCTAAAAAACAATCTACCGGTGACCGCGTGGGCTGGCGCTTCGACAATAGTTATGCGCGCTTGCCCGATTATTTTTATGCGCAACTGTCCCCTGTCCCTGTGTGCGCACCCCAGACCGTCATCGTGAATCACGCCCTCGCAGCATCGTTGGGATTGGATATCGGCGTTCTGACTACCGAAGAAGCTGGCCTGCTGTTTTCCGGAAATGAGTTACCACCGGGCGCGCTACCGATCGCGCAAGCCTACGCCGGCCATCAGTTCGGTCATTTCACGATGCTGGGCGATGGGCGGGCAATCCTACTAGGTGAGCATGTCACGCCGACTGGCGAGCGCTTCGACATTCAGCTCAAAGGCTCGGGCCAGACGCCCTTTTCACGCCGTGGTGATGGTCGCGCGGCTTTAGCGCCGATGCTGCGCGAATACATCATCAGTGAAGCGATGCATGCGCTGGGTATTCCATCGACGCGCAGTCTTGCCGTAGTCACCACCGGAGAGCAGGTGATGCGTGAAACTCCGCTCTCCGGTGCGATTCTGACCCGCGTAGCCGCCAGCCACCTTCGCGTCGGCACGTTTGAATATGCCGCCGGGCAAGGAGGTGCTGATGCGATTAGAATCCTGGCGGATTATACGATTCAACGTCATTATCCCGATCTGAATAATGCCGCAAATCCTTATCTGTCGCTGCTCAACCGGGTGATCGAGCGGCAAGCTGCATTAATTGCGCAATGGGTGCTATTGGGCTTCATACACGGCGTAATGAATACGGATAACATGAGTATCAGCGGCGAAACTATCGACTACGGCCCGTGCGCATTCATGGATGCGTATAACCCCAACACGGTATTCAGTTCGATCGATCAGAACGGCCGCTATCGCTATAGCAATCAGCCGCTGATGGCGCAATGGAATCTGGCGCGCTTGACCGAGACCTTATTGCCGCTGATTGATCCGGTATCAGAAAAAGCGGTGGTATTAGCGGAAGAAGCCATCCATGCTTTCCCGGCAATCTACCAGACCGAATGGATAACGGGGATGCGCAAGAAATTAGGATTGCTGACGGAACAAGCCGATGATTCCGAATTGATCACCGGCTTACTTACCTGGATGTATCAGCATCAAGCGGATTACACCAATACCTTTCGTGCGCTGTCGGCAGAAACTTTGCCTGCGGATAGCCTATTTCAGGACGAAACCTTTGAAGCATGGCATGCTCGCTGGCAAGCCCGGCTGGCGCGCCAATCCGCAACTAAAGAACAATCGGTGCGTTTGATGCAGGCCAACAATCCTGCAATTATTCCACGCAACCACCGCGTTGAGGAGGCGCTCACCGCCGCTTCCGAACGAAGCGATTATACGGTGATGCAACAATTGTTGGCGGCAGTGGCTCATCCCTATGCCGATGTATCGGAATACTATGATTACCGCACACCGCCCGCACCGTCGGAACGTGTGTATCAAACATTCTGTGGAACATAA
- a CDS encoding VOC family protein → MAITLNHTIVPCFDKVASAKFYSRVFGFEYVGVFSHFIVVRVNDTLSLDFDNKEQFMPLHYAFKVSEQEFDTLFERLQAEHIPYGSGPGTPDDMTINHNYGGRGVYFRDPNGHLLEMLTADYVIPSP, encoded by the coding sequence ATGGCCATTACCCTTAATCACACCATTGTGCCCTGCTTTGATAAAGTCGCATCGGCGAAATTTTATAGCCGCGTATTCGGTTTTGAATACGTGGGCGTATTTTCACATTTTATTGTGGTGCGCGTGAATGACACATTAAGCCTCGATTTCGATAACAAGGAACAATTTATGCCACTTCACTATGCATTCAAAGTATCCGAACAAGAATTTGACACTTTGTTTGAGCGGCTGCAGGCTGAGCACATCCCCTACGGCAGCGGCCCGGGTACTCCGGACGACATGACGATCAATCACAACTATGGCGGTCGTGGCGTTTATTTTCGCGATCCTAATGGGCATCTGCTGGAAATGCTGACAGCGGATTACGTCATTCCATCACCGTAA
- a CDS encoding LolA family protein has protein sequence MLPGIMLTMALFVPDSTNPIQSAADHYQHVDTYQVTIKSTHSKQPGNPDIIRYYFKKPGHVRIEIIAPAFKGAALIYSPKSGKVKLWVLGHGKFPSFSLSPENKMIQNPSGQRIDHSDLGALYKNIMTLQDHGTTTVIGQESIAGETALHLNVEAERDFSVNGIARFQLWLNITTGLPLKVISYKADGSWIEQVEMSEYRINPVFPSDFFDQ, from the coding sequence ATGCTGCCCGGTATAATGCTAACCATGGCTCTATTTGTACCGGATAGTACAAACCCGATTCAAAGTGCTGCTGACCATTATCAACACGTAGACACTTATCAGGTAACGATCAAATCCACACACAGCAAGCAGCCCGGCAATCCGGATATCATTCGCTATTACTTCAAGAAACCGGGCCATGTTCGCATAGAAATAATTGCACCGGCATTCAAAGGCGCAGCATTGATTTATAGCCCGAAGTCCGGAAAGGTCAAATTATGGGTATTGGGACACGGCAAATTCCCTTCTTTCAGTTTAAGCCCGGAAAATAAAATGATCCAGAATCCATCAGGTCAGCGGATCGATCATTCGGATCTCGGCGCCTTGTATAAAAACATCATGACACTGCAAGATCATGGCACAACCACTGTGATCGGCCAGGAATCAATTGCCGGAGAAACCGCTTTACATCTCAATGTCGAAGCGGAACGGGATTTCAGCGTAAATGGTATAGCCCGATTCCAATTGTGGTTGAACATCACCACGGGCCTTCCTCTTAAAGTAATCAGTTACAAAGCGGATGGCAGTTGGATTGAACAAGTGGAAATGTCAGAATATCGAATTAATCCGGTATTCCCTTCCGATTTCTTTGACCAGTAG
- a CDS encoding SRPBCC family protein, which yields MTTEFKFVTEWRIDAPLTEVCDAVSHCLDWPMWWKGVEAVEKLESGDANGIGSVHRFTWKGRIPYRFTFDLRVTGWIPLTLLEGQAQGDIIGTGRWNFFRENELTVVRYHWHVYPNRRWINLIAPIASPLFKWNHHQVMRQGAEGMTRLLNARIKSFHAAAETTQR from the coding sequence ATGACTACAGAATTTAAATTTGTCACAGAATGGCGGATTGATGCACCTTTAACAGAAGTATGCGATGCGGTTAGTCACTGTCTGGATTGGCCAATGTGGTGGAAAGGTGTTGAAGCAGTGGAAAAACTTGAAAGCGGCGATGCAAATGGCATTGGCAGTGTGCATCGCTTTACTTGGAAAGGACGGATTCCCTATCGTTTTACATTTGACCTGCGTGTCACTGGCTGGATCCCGCTTACGCTGCTGGAAGGTCAAGCACAGGGCGATATTATTGGAACGGGCCGGTGGAATTTTTTCCGTGAAAATGAACTAACCGTGGTGCGTTATCACTGGCACGTCTATCCTAACCGGCGTTGGATAAATCTGATTGCTCCAATCGCATCACCCCTATTCAAATGGAATCATCATCAAGTCATGCGGCAAGGGGCGGAAGGCATGACCCGCCTGTTAAATGCCCGAATAAAAAGCTTTCATGCTGCAGCCGAAACAACCCAAAGATGA
- a CDS encoding DUF3330 domain-containing protein, with the protein MKQNRFSVIGDFEMIEQEKIVAPEIVSCEVCFKEIPLSEATSVKATDYIVYYCGLECYDKWKKQDEGAESPTDN; encoded by the coding sequence ATGAAGCAAAATCGATTTTCAGTGATAGGAGATTTTGAAATGATTGAACAGGAGAAAATCGTAGCGCCGGAGATAGTGTCTTGCGAAGTATGTTTCAAAGAGATACCGTTATCTGAGGCGACGAGTGTGAAGGCGACAGATTACATCGTATATTATTGCGGTCTCGAGTGTTACGACAAATGGAAGAAACAGGATGAAGGGGCTGAATCTCCAACGGATAACTGA
- a CDS encoding YMGG-like glycine zipper-containing protein yields MLILRRLSILWVTGLITACVNLPTGPSVMTLPGTGKSFEQFRMDDFECRAYAYEQVGGKTPRQASQASGIESAAIGAGLGAAAGAAIGGGQGAAIGAGTGLLAGGVVGSGTAETSGYMGQRQYDMSYIQCMYAKGHRVPVAGRITGSPPVNSNASPGITSPSENFTPPPPPSGNPPPPPPQ; encoded by the coding sequence ATGTTAATTTTGAGAAGATTATCCATCCTATGGGTGACAGGTTTAATAACTGCCTGCGTGAATCTGCCGACTGGCCCGAGCGTCATGACGTTGCCAGGCACTGGAAAGAGCTTTGAGCAGTTTCGTATGGATGATTTTGAGTGCAGGGCTTATGCCTATGAGCAAGTTGGCGGTAAAACGCCGCGGCAAGCTTCTCAAGCGAGCGGTATAGAAAGCGCGGCGATTGGTGCAGGGCTTGGTGCCGCTGCAGGTGCCGCTATAGGGGGCGGACAGGGCGCTGCAATTGGCGCAGGTACCGGGCTTCTAGCGGGCGGTGTTGTTGGTTCGGGCACGGCTGAGACTTCCGGGTATATGGGTCAACGGCAATACGACATGAGCTATATTCAATGCATGTATGCAAAAGGCCATCGTGTGCCGGTTGCGGGGAGAATTACGGGTAGCCCGCCGGTGAACAGCAATGCCAGCCCAGGGATCACAAGCCCGTCAGAAAATTTTACGCCGCCGCCACCGCCATCCGGAAATCCGCCCCCTCCGCCTCCGCAATAA
- a CDS encoding response regulator transcription factor, which yields MHEPTVFIVDDDAAVRDSLMLMIEQAGIRVQAFEHADAFLSAYHPDFFGCIIIDVKMPGMDGLRLQEELTWRKIALPVIFLTGHGDIPMSVRAIKGGAVDFLTKPVIREKLLVCVRAAFAEAKKRISDIARNKEMMSCLIKLTGREREVMTLAVQGHTNKEIASCLGISHRTVEIHKSKIMQKTGASNLLDLARIVRESDLGE from the coding sequence ATGCATGAACCGACTGTATTTATTGTAGATGACGATGCAGCCGTGCGGGATTCGCTGATGCTGATGATTGAACAGGCAGGCATCAGAGTACAAGCTTTCGAGCATGCGGACGCTTTCCTAAGTGCTTATCATCCTGATTTCTTTGGTTGTATCATCATCGATGTAAAAATGCCGGGGATGGATGGTTTGCGTCTGCAGGAAGAGCTCACTTGGCGCAAGATTGCACTGCCGGTGATTTTTCTTACCGGACATGGCGATATTCCGATGAGCGTGAGAGCGATCAAGGGAGGGGCGGTGGATTTTCTGACAAAGCCGGTGATCCGGGAGAAACTGCTGGTTTGCGTGCGCGCTGCTTTCGCAGAGGCGAAGAAAAGGATAAGCGACATTGCACGCAATAAAGAAATGATGTCGTGTCTGATAAAGCTCACAGGACGTGAACGGGAAGTGATGACCCTGGCGGTGCAAGGGCATACTAACAAAGAAATCGCATCTTGCCTGGGTATCAGTCATCGCACTGTTGAAATCCATAAATCCAAAATCATGCAAAAAACCGGCGCAAGCAATTTGCTGGATCTTGCACGTATTGTTCGGGAAAGTGATTTGGGTGAATAA
- a CDS encoding PAS domain-containing sensor histidine kinase, producing MITVPRNLSFVTMFEAAADAMLLAEGSGHIVLANPAAQQLFGYSADELSGLAIEILVVPRYRKQYRYHQELFLNKPVKRSMGAGNELMVLSRDGKEMLLDISLSPIRVQQQLYVLITFNAINRRLDVEEALRISEERLRLAKQAAGLGIFDYDIKRNIIYWDKQMRKLWGEPSETTVSYEEFVARIHPEDRAGRQTVIDYAMNPAGNGEFKAEYRIVDPLNHIERWISASGRVYFEAGYANRLIGVTRDVTEQKNTQKKLQMQRDETENILKQQIAARTASAIAHELNQPLAAISAYSEVALHAIHNDGFTSNSLKRALEGCVEQAQRAGRSLHELLAFLQKGELVTERLNLNDLIRDALTIVSNDGHGKFYLALHLQQNLPVVQCNRIQVQKVLVNLFRNADEAMRAVDLPTLTITTQIDTMNGTDKALVIVQDNGPGLDAVMTKRIFEPFFTTKPAGIGMGLAISRALIETNGGHLWLDPDTQSGAKFLFTLPFAP from the coding sequence TTGATCACCGTACCCAGAAACCTGAGTTTCGTAACGATGTTTGAAGCTGCAGCAGATGCAATGCTGCTGGCTGAAGGATCAGGCCATATTGTGCTGGCCAATCCAGCCGCGCAACAGTTGTTCGGTTATTCCGCAGACGAGTTGAGCGGGCTGGCGATTGAGATACTGGTCGTGCCGCGGTACCGGAAACAATATCGATATCATCAAGAGCTTTTTTTAAACAAGCCGGTGAAGCGCTCTATGGGTGCCGGAAATGAACTCATGGTGTTAAGCCGCGATGGCAAAGAAATGTTGTTGGATATCAGTCTGAGCCCTATCAGAGTGCAGCAGCAACTTTATGTACTCATTACCTTCAACGCCATTAATCGACGTCTTGATGTCGAGGAAGCGCTGCGAATTAGTGAAGAGCGCTTGCGTTTGGCCAAGCAAGCTGCGGGCTTGGGTATTTTTGACTACGATATCAAACGCAATATCATTTATTGGGATAAACAGATGCGCAAGCTTTGGGGTGAGCCTTCTGAAACAACCGTAAGTTACGAAGAGTTTGTCGCGAGGATACATCCGGAAGACCGGGCGGGGAGACAAACCGTTATTGATTATGCCATGAATCCCGCCGGTAACGGTGAATTCAAGGCGGAATACCGCATTGTTGATCCCCTTAATCATATCGAGCGTTGGATATCCGCAAGTGGAAGAGTATATTTCGAAGCGGGTTATGCGAATCGATTGATAGGCGTCACCCGTGATGTTACGGAGCAGAAAAATACTCAGAAAAAGCTTCAGATGCAGCGCGACGAGACAGAGAATATACTTAAACAACAAATCGCGGCGCGAACGGCCTCAGCAATAGCTCATGAACTTAATCAACCACTGGCGGCAATTTCGGCTTATAGTGAGGTGGCTCTGCATGCGATTCATAACGATGGTTTTACCTCAAACAGCCTGAAAAGAGCGCTTGAGGGTTGCGTGGAACAAGCGCAACGTGCCGGGCGCAGCTTGCATGAGCTGTTAGCTTTTCTGCAGAAAGGCGAGTTGGTAACCGAGCGTTTGAATCTGAACGATTTGATACGGGATGCGTTAACTATTGTAAGTAATGACGGTCATGGAAAATTTTATCTCGCGCTGCATTTGCAGCAAAATCTTCCGGTGGTGCAATGTAATCGTATACAAGTGCAGAAAGTTCTGGTAAATCTATTCCGGAATGCTGATGAGGCTATGCGCGCTGTAGATTTACCAACACTAACGATCACCACTCAAATAGATACTATGAATGGCACTGATAAAGCTCTAGTGATTGTTCAGGATAATGGCCCAGGACTTGACGCGGTCATGACAAAACGCATATTTGAACCTTTTTTTACCACTAAGCCAGCCGGTATTGGCATGGGGCTTGCCATCAGCCGCGCATTGATTGAAACCAATGGCGGTCATCTCTGGCTGGATCCTGATACACAATCCGGCGCCAAGTTTCTTTTTACTTTACCCTTTGCCCCATGA
- a CDS encoding sodium-dependent bicarbonate transport family permease, with translation MSLSSLLVPAILFFALGMFACLIKSDLKFPPDMHRMIVIYLLIGIGLHGGKELAAADMGDALSAVWAALAFGIVLPIIAYIILRGLGKIDPLNAAAISAHYGSVSAGTYMTAVAFLGGIGVTYEAYPVIMLAIMESPAIMIGLVLAGYSRRVMGGTAKTDKGMMKHLLIDAFTNGSILLLFGSMAIGAVVSAPSYHKIEPFFELIFMGALCIFLCDMGMEAGKRLSEFKSVGIFLVGFGIAMPLIGAASGLFVGHFLLGYSVGGITLVTVLAASCSYIAVPPAMRLAIPEANPSFYLTLSLGVTFPFNVVVGIPMYYAAAQYLHETYYPW, from the coding sequence ATGTCACTATCCAGTCTTCTCGTACCTGCGATACTTTTCTTCGCGCTCGGCATGTTTGCTTGTCTCATCAAATCGGATCTTAAGTTCCCGCCGGATATGCACCGGATGATCGTTATCTATTTATTGATTGGCATCGGGTTACATGGCGGCAAAGAGCTTGCCGCAGCGGATATGGGAGATGCTCTCTCCGCTGTATGGGCAGCGCTTGCGTTTGGCATTGTGCTGCCAATCATTGCTTATATTATCTTGCGCGGACTTGGAAAAATCGATCCCCTGAATGCTGCAGCCATTTCCGCACACTATGGTTCGGTAAGCGCGGGGACCTATATGACAGCGGTTGCGTTCCTGGGCGGTATCGGTGTGACATATGAGGCCTACCCCGTAATTATGCTGGCCATTATGGAATCACCCGCAATTATGATTGGCTTGGTTCTTGCCGGTTATTCCCGAAGAGTCATGGGGGGAACGGCCAAAACTGACAAAGGAATGATGAAACATCTGTTAATCGATGCCTTCACCAACGGCAGTATCTTGTTGTTATTTGGCTCCATGGCTATTGGTGCGGTTGTTTCAGCACCCAGTTACCACAAAATCGAACCTTTCTTCGAGCTCATCTTTATGGGCGCGTTATGTATTTTCCTGTGTGATATGGGGATGGAAGCGGGGAAAAGGCTGTCTGAATTTAAATCCGTCGGCATTTTCCTGGTTGGCTTCGGTATCGCCATGCCCTTGATCGGGGCGGCATCCGGATTATTTGTGGGACATTTCCTTTTGGGCTATTCAGTCGGTGGCATTACATTGGTGACAGTACTGGCCGCCAGCTGCTCTTACATCGCGGTTCCACCGGCAATGCGCCTTGCGATCCCCGAGGCGAATCCGTCGTTCTATCTGACTTTATCGCTCGGGGTTACTTTCCCATTTAACGTGGTTGTGGGTATTCCCATGTATTACGCGGCTGCTCAGTATTTACATGAAACCTATTATCCCTGGTGA
- a CDS encoding P-II family nitrogen regulator yields the protein MFSTPESFVSMKRIEIVIHEERLDDLIQLFHEAEVYGYTLIKKAGGFDSTGERDQDDFILEQYNAVLVLVCDKNQADKLLAVLQPKIKDFGGMCLISDCQRISVL from the coding sequence ATGTTTTCTACACCCGAATCCTTTGTATCAATGAAACGGATCGAGATTGTCATTCATGAAGAAAGGCTGGATGATTTGATCCAGTTGTTTCATGAAGCCGAAGTGTATGGCTACACACTCATTAAAAAAGCAGGTGGTTTTGATTCAACGGGTGAACGGGATCAAGACGACTTTATCCTGGAACAATATAACGCAGTATTAGTTCTTGTCTGCGATAAGAATCAGGCGGATAAGCTTCTCGCGGTGCTGCAACCCAAGATAAAAGATTTCGGTGGCATGTGTCTGATTTCCGATTGCCAGCGAATTTCTGTACTGTGA
- the lspA gene encoding signal peptidase II: MKLHISLGIAFVILVLDLASKYWVESTLEFGQVIPLTSFFNLVLTYNPGAAFSFLSEQSGWQRWFLSGIAGSAALLIVYLLNRYRHERLFCLSLSLILGGALGNLYDRITLGHVVDFLDFYIGTYHWPAFNVADSAIFIGAVLMIYESFRKDKMEGIQRKTK, encoded by the coding sequence ATGAAGCTTCACATCAGTTTGGGCATAGCCTTCGTTATTTTAGTGCTGGACCTTGCAAGCAAATACTGGGTAGAGTCTACGCTGGAATTCGGTCAGGTCATTCCGTTGACCAGCTTCTTTAATCTGGTGCTTACCTATAATCCCGGTGCTGCATTCAGTTTTCTGAGCGAGCAGTCCGGTTGGCAACGCTGGTTTCTCAGTGGTATTGCAGGCAGTGCAGCGCTATTGATTGTTTATTTGCTCAATCGGTACAGACATGAGCGGTTGTTTTGCTTGTCATTGAGTCTGATTCTCGGAGGTGCGCTGGGTAATTTGTATGACCGCATCACATTGGGCCATGTGGTCGATTTTCTGGATTTCTATATCGGCACTTATCATTGGCCCGCTTTCAATGTTGCCGATTCAGCGATTTTTATCGGTGCAGTGTTGATGATCTATGAAAGTTTCAGAAAAGATAAGATGGAAGGTATCCAAAGAAAAACCAAATAA